A single genomic interval of Fusarium verticillioides 7600 chromosome 8, whole genome shotgun sequence harbors:
- a CDS encoding aspartyl-tRNA synthetase yields MTGILAPVTSAFGMPLPSKNRLKGSSATTNSFSAPPSPTTSTFSSPSLSSPKNPSRLITSFTPAAVQVPSSPPLSAVSIDSVLSQAKATSLTSSETSLDMASPETSRPASAVLSIDTRPSAAILSSAFSSPRSASPSRTIRETMRDSAVELRNSARSSMDGTTTTINGAVVPSSRTSLDSGRTSMSSDWPVHPGEINTIAQLDTLPIGTEVTFRARIETQRPISKVLDFLLLRDQTHSVQGVLARDASNADFITWVRKINPESLVQITGILKSPPEPIRSATHSNVEVDVVSVHLVNPAQNLPFSNYKPPETLRNRMNARILDLRHPSNQALFRVRSMVSRIFRSTLEEQGFVEINTPKLQPAATESGAAVFAVNYFGRRAFLAQSPQLAKQEAISADFGRVFEIGPVFRAENSNTHRHLTEYTGLDLEMAIDTDYHEVIQFIDIFLKEVFRTVYASRELEVIRKRWPSGEFKWLEETPIIPFSEGIQMLRDDGRDVEEEDLSTPDEMRLGQLVREKYGTDYYVLDKFPANARPFYTAKDPEDPKWTRSFDIFIRGQEICSGGQRIHNVDELRANMAAAGMAEDGMEDYLTAFELGAPPHAGAGLGLERIVAWMLELGDVRYASLFHRDPKSLPTKAPGLPHPEADTTKPHHADSPPPIEKLIANYGDATNTSWLDDRFQIWRHSTGAAVGWVQREKFAMITGDPLCDRSQYTQVIREFIHYITVDLRLTPFWMLVSYEVQKILASELRWRSLSCTEEQRVDADKHNSAQIDGLAAKARRVEREGVKIHEVKPDEDFISRANPAIEAWKGTRKGKGKQVHLTEVRPWIDQEHRRYFAAEKDGKVMSMVVLAKLAPRHGWQVKWLWTSLAPLTAPLRCL; encoded by the coding sequence ATGACGGGCATCCTCGCTCCCGTCACATCAGCGTTTGGCATGCCACTACCTTCAAAGAATCGTCTAAAAGGATCCTCGGCCACCACAAATTCTTTCTCAGCTCCCCCTTCGCCTACTACTTCTACCTTTTCTTCcccatctctctcttcacctAAAAATCCTTCACGTTTGATCACTTCCTTCACTCCAGCCGCAGTGCAGGTCCCCTCATCGCCCCCACTATCTGCTGTCTCAATAGACTCAGTCCTTtcacaagccaaagccaCAAGCCTGACATCATCAGAGACGTCGCTCGATATGGCGAGCCCGGAGACCAGCCGGCCTGCTTCAGCAGTGCTTAGCATTGACACAAGACCATCCGCTGCTATTTTGAGTTCGGCTTTCTCATCACCTCGTTCCGCGTCTCCCTCTAGAACTATTCGCGAAACCATGCGCGATAGCGCCGTTGAACTGCGCAATTCTGCTCGATCTAGTATGGATGGCACAACCACCACTATTAACGGCGCTGTTGTTCCCAGCAGCCGCACTTCTCTCGACAGCGGTCGAACAAGCATGAGCTCTGACTGGCCTGTTCATCCTGGCGAAATCAACACTATTGCACAGCTCGATACTTTACCCATTGGCACCGAAGTCACTTTCCGAGCTCGTATCGAGACTCAGCGACCTATTTCAAAGGTTctcgacttcctcctcctccgcgACCAGACACACTCCGTTCAGGGTGTTCTCGCCCGTGATGCCAGTAATGCCGACTTTATCACATGGGTACGAAAGATCAACCCCGAATCTCTTGTCCAGATCACTGGTATCCTCAAGAGCCCTCCCGAGCCGATTCGATCGGCTACACACTCCAATGTTGAGGTCGATGTCGTGTCTGTTCACCTCGTCAACCCCGCTCAGAACCTCCCCTTTAGCAACTACAAGCCCCCAGAGACCCTGCGCAACCGCATGAACGCCCGAATCCTCGATCTCCGACACCCTTCCAACCAGGCGCTTTTCCGTGTGCGTTCAATGGTCTCCCGCATCTTCCGAAGCACCCTCGAAGAGCAAGGCTTTGTTGAGATCAACACCCCTAAGCTTCAGCCTGCCGCCACTGAAAGTGGTGCTGCTGTCTTCGCCGTAAACTACTTCGGCCGTCGTGCTTTCCTCGCCCAGAGTCCTCAGCTCGCCAAGCAAGAGGCTATCTCTGCCGACTTCGGTCGCGTTTTCGAGATTGGCCCCGTCTTCCGTGCCGAGAACTCCAATACTCACCGTCACTTGACGGAATACACTGGCCTCGATCTTGAAATGGCCATTGACACCGATTATCATGAGGTCATCCAATTCATCGACATATTCCTCAAGGAAGTCTTCAGAACCGTTTATGCCTCCCGAGAGCTCGAGGTCATTCGCAAGAGATGGCCTAGTGGTGAGTTCAAATGGCTAGAGGAAACCCCCATCATCCCCTTCAGCGAAGGTATCCAGATGCTACGTGATGACGGACGTGacgtcgaggaggaggatctgtCGACTCCGGACGAGATGAGACTTGGCCAGCTTGTGCGCGAGAAGTACGGTACAGACTACTACGTCCTCGACAAGTTCCCTGCCAACGCTCGCCCCTTCTACACTGCCAAGGATCCCGAAGATCCCAAGTGGACTCGATCTTTCGATATCTTCATTCGAGGCCAAGAGATTTGCTCCGGTGGTCAACGTATCCACAACGTCGATGAGCTCCGCGCCAACATGGCTGCCGCTGGCATGGCCGAGGATGGTATGGAAGATTACCTTACCGCCTTTGAGCTGGGTGCTCCGCCCCATGCTGgtgctggtcttggtcttgagcgAATCGTCGCTTGgatgcttgagcttggcgatgTTCGCTATGCATCTCTATTCCACCGTGATCCCAAGTCTCTCCCTACTAAGGCACCTGGTCTGCCTCACCCTGAGGCTGACACTACCAAGCCTCACCACGCcgactctcctcctcccatcgaGAAACTCATTGCCAACTACGGTGATGCTACCAACACCTCCTGGCTCGATGATCGTTTCCAGATTTGGCGACACTCCACGGGTGCCGCTGTTGGATGGGTCCAACGCGAGAAGTTTGCTATGATTACTGGTGATCCTCTCTGCGACCGCAGCCAGTACACTCAAGTCATCCGCGAATTTATCCACTACATTACTGTGGACCTCCGATTAACACCTTTCTGGATGCTGGTTTCTTATGAGGTCCAGAAGATTCTTGCCTCTGAACTTCGCTGGCGAAGCTTGTCTTGCACCGAGGAGCAGCGTGTCGACGCTGATAAGCACAACAGTGCCCAGATCGATGGCCTCGCTGCTAAGGCTCGCCGCGTTGAACGTGAGGGTGTCAAGATCCATGAGGTCAAGCCCGACGAAGACTTCATCTCTCGTGCTAACCCCGCCATCGAAGCATGGAAGGGCACTCGTAAGGGCAAGGGTAAACAGGTTCACCTTACTGAGGTCCGCCCCTGGATTGACCAGGAGCACCGCCGATACTTTGCTGCcgagaaggatggcaaggtCATGTCCATGGTCGTTTTGGCCAAGCTTGCTCCTCGCCACGGCTGGCAGGTCAAGTGGCTCTGGACTTCCCTGGCGCCGTTAACGGCGCCATTGAGGTGCTTGTGA